One window of Cryptobacterium curtum DSM 15641 genomic DNA carries:
- a CDS encoding recombinase family protein, with amino-acid sequence MSNTKRTGQTALYERLSRDDEMQGESNSITNQKQLLESYAKRNGFVNIYHYTDDGVSGTTFDREGFQKMIKAVEENKVSTVIVKDMSRFGRDYLKVGFYTEILFKEKGVRFIAINNGIDSEKQAESDFTPFLNIMNEWYARDTSRKIQSIFRARMEEGKRVSPSVPYGYYRNPKNKQQLLVDKESAKVVKRIYHLVIEGYGVTQIADILTKDKILIPSAYAEIHYPENNHSSKKRGIEDPYFWTPTTVGYILEKREYMGHTVLGKTIFGQPIIR; translated from the coding sequence ATGTCAAATACGAAAAGAACAGGACAAACAGCTCTTTATGAGCGTTTAAGTCGTGATGATGAAATGCAAGGAGAGAGCAATTCTATCACCAATCAAAAGCAGCTACTTGAAAGCTATGCCAAAAGAAACGGCTTTGTAAATATTTATCACTATACAGACGATGGAGTAAGCGGAACAACCTTTGATAGAGAGGGATTTCAAAAAATGATAAAAGCAGTAGAAGAAAACAAAGTATCTACTGTGATAGTAAAAGATATGAGTAGGTTTGGCAGAGATTACCTCAAAGTAGGCTTTTACACCGAAATACTTTTCAAAGAAAAGGGAGTAAGATTTATCGCTATCAATAACGGAATAGACAGTGAGAAACAAGCAGAAAGCGACTTTACCCCATTTTTAAACATTATGAACGAATGGTATGCAAGGGATACCTCAAGAAAAATACAATCTATCTTCAGAGCAAGAATGGAAGAGGGTAAAAGAGTATCTCCAAGCGTTCCATACGGCTATTATAGAAACCCAAAGAACAAACAGCAGTTACTTGTCGATAAAGAGAGTGCAAAGGTCGTAAAACGCATTTACCATCTTGTTATAGAGGGATATGGAGTAACACAGATAGCAGATATACTAACCAAAGATAAAATCCTTATTCCGTCAGCCTATGCAGAAATACATTATCCCGAAAATAACCATAGCTCAAAGAAAAGAGGAATAGAAGACCCGTATTTTTGGACACCGACCACAGTAGGTTATATCTTAGAAAAAAGAGAATATATGGGACACACTGTACTTGGTAAAACAATATTTGGACAGCCGATAATAAGATAA
- a CDS encoding cation diffusion facilitator family transporter produces the protein MKARNRSIRQVALINIAANILLVVFKMLAGLLSNSVAIILGAINNLSDALSSIITLIGAKLSERKPDRKHPFGYGRIEYLVTFLVAGIVLYAGINSMQEAIARIITPESTTYDFTSLLIVSVSIVAKMVLGTFTIKRGKRLGADALVGSGIESRYDAVVSAATLASAGVYLAGGISLDGWVGAIISLLIIKAGFDILREAVSKTLGERAEAQLSQAVRTTINQIDGVHGAYDLALYDHGPGAIDGCVHVEVDDTMTAAHMDAISRRIRKEVYEKQHVHLLAVGIYSTNTQSSKASEIRTGIADIIAQFPHVHDLHGFYLNEETETVSFDVVIGFDDKDRYATFNEICRQAAQKYPHYEFNATLDVDATD, from the coding sequence TTGAAGGCACGCAATCGCTCCATTCGTCAGGTAGCGCTTATCAACATTGCAGCAAACATCCTTCTCGTTGTCTTCAAGATGCTCGCTGGTCTGCTTTCCAATTCGGTCGCTATTATCCTGGGTGCTATCAATAATCTTTCCGATGCGCTTTCTTCCATTATCACGCTTATCGGTGCCAAGCTTTCCGAACGAAAACCCGACCGCAAACACCCGTTTGGCTATGGTCGTATCGAATATCTTGTCACCTTTCTGGTGGCTGGTATCGTGCTTTATGCCGGTATTAATTCCATGCAGGAAGCTATCGCACGCATCATTACGCCAGAATCAACTACGTATGACTTTACGTCCCTCTTGATCGTTTCTGTTTCCATTGTTGCAAAGATGGTCTTAGGCACATTCACGATTAAGCGTGGCAAGCGTTTAGGCGCCGATGCCCTGGTTGGGTCCGGCATCGAATCACGCTATGACGCCGTCGTATCCGCTGCCACTCTCGCTTCAGCGGGTGTATACCTCGCGGGTGGAATTTCGCTTGATGGATGGGTAGGCGCGATTATTTCGCTGCTTATTATTAAAGCAGGGTTCGATATTCTTCGTGAAGCGGTCAGTAAAACGCTTGGTGAACGCGCTGAAGCACAGTTATCCCAAGCAGTACGGACAACCATCAACCAGATAGATGGTGTACATGGCGCCTACGACTTGGCTCTATATGACCATGGCCCAGGTGCTATTGATGGATGTGTTCATGTGGAAGTAGATGACACGATGACGGCCGCACACATGGATGCAATCAGCCGTCGCATTAGAAAAGAGGTCTACGAAAAACAGCATGTCCATTTGCTGGCGGTTGGTATTTATTCAACAAACACTCAAAGCAGTAAAGCAAGTGAAATACGCACGGGTATAGCAGACATCATTGCGCAGTTTCCCCACGTACACGACCTTCATGGATTCTATCTGAATGAGGAAACAGAAACGGTGAGCTTCGACGTGGTTATTGGGTTCGATGACAAAGATCGATATGCCACCTTTAATGAAATATGTCGCCAAGCAGCGCAAAAGTACCCTCATTATGAGTTCAATGCCACGCTTGATGTCGATGCGACCGATTAG
- a CDS encoding Dps family protein: MINDKLNTLLANYAVVAHKTQNFHWYIKGHTFFNTHAKLEEFYDQMFDQIDEVAELVLQNGGQPLASMAGFLKAATIDEAEDGFKEVNALFATVKSDFESLRSLAADIKKDADAEDNYLVSAAMDEHIALLSKHIWMIGQSQM, encoded by the coding sequence ATGATTAACGACAAGCTCAATACTTTGTTAGCAAACTATGCAGTAGTAGCCCACAAAACCCAGAACTTCCATTGGTACATCAAAGGTCACACCTTCTTTAACACGCATGCCAAACTCGAAGAGTTCTATGACCAGATGTTTGATCAGATCGACGAAGTAGCCGAACTGGTGCTGCAAAATGGCGGTCAGCCGCTCGCTTCGATGGCAGGCTTCCTTAAAGCTGCCACAATTGACGAAGCAGAAGATGGCTTCAAAGAAGTGAATGCACTCTTCGCAACGGTAAAGAGCGACTTTGAATCGCTGCGGAGTCTTGCTGCTGACATCAAGAAAGATGCTGATGCTGAAGATAATTATCTGGTTTCAGCAGCTATGGACGAGCACATTGCACTGCTGTCCAAGCATATCTGGATGATCGGTCAATCACAGATGTAA
- a CDS encoding ATP-binding protein — MKRQIITIDEEKCDGCGICVTACHEGAIGLVGGKARLLRDDYCDGMGDCLPECPTGAITWEEREAAPYNEAAVLAAKLERARVDNAQAQTVKTTSVAFAEPAGGCPGSRAMTFERHVPSSGVSTPLAGSPQRASMSSPYNSPTAVPKPSSVNSSAVSFFNGVLSSLTDENPSQSSNAADIAAAFSGNYALPTVGVRRNGALDSELSQWPVQIKLVSPSSSFFQGCHLLIAADCTAFAYADFHRDYLTGRVALIGCPKLDAVDYTEKLSAILSLNDVRDVVVARMSVPCCGGIEMAVRRAIEQSGKDIPLHVTVIDTNGDLLS, encoded by the coding sequence TATTACGATTGATGAAGAGAAATGCGATGGCTGCGGCATTTGTGTAACTGCTTGTCATGAAGGCGCTATTGGCTTGGTTGGCGGCAAAGCTCGTCTTTTACGTGATGACTATTGCGATGGCATGGGAGATTGTTTGCCTGAATGTCCCACTGGTGCTATCACCTGGGAAGAACGTGAAGCCGCCCCGTATAACGAAGCAGCTGTGTTGGCGGCTAAGCTTGAACGTGCTCGTGTCGATAACGCTCAGGCGCAGACGGTCAAGACAACTTCGGTTGCGTTTGCAGAGCCTGCTGGCGGCTGTCCTGGTAGTCGCGCTATGACGTTCGAGCGACACGTACCGTCATCGGGCGTATCTACCCCGTTAGCTGGATCGCCCCAGCGTGCATCAATGTCCTCACCATATAATTCACCAACTGCCGTGCCGAAACCATCTTCGGTGAATTCATCGGCAGTATCTTTCTTCAACGGCGTGCTGTCATCGTTAACAGACGAAAATCCGTCGCAGTCCTCCAATGCAGCTGATATAGCGGCTGCCTTTAGTGGCAACTATGCGCTGCCAACCGTTGGAGTTCGTCGCAATGGGGCACTTGATAGTGAACTTTCTCAGTGGCCGGTTCAAATCAAACTCGTGTCACCATCGAGTTCATTTTTCCAAGGATGCCATTTGTTAATTGCCGCAGATTGCACGGCATTTGCTTACGCTGATTTTCATCGCGATTACCTGACGGGTCGTGTGGCACTTATTGGGTGTCCGAAGCTTGACGCCGTTGACTACACCGAAAAACTTTCTGCCATTCTTTCACTTAATGACGTACGTGATGTGGTTGTGGCGCGTATGTCAGTGCCGTGTTGCGGCGGTATTGAAATGGCGGTGCGGCGTGCGATAGAGCAAAGCGGAAAAGACATCCCGCTGCATGTGACGGTTATTGATACGAATGGTGATCTGTTGTCATAA